The Methanoplanus sp. FWC-SCC4 genome has a window encoding:
- a CDS encoding tubulin/FtsZ family protein, with product MRVFFIGFGQAGGKIVDMFIEQDKKAPVRSFRGIAVNTARTDLMGLDNIDLRDRILIGQTVVKGHGVGTDNVTGAKITADEIDSIINTVDTRGTHDIDAFVVVAGLGGGTGSGGSPVLCRHLKRIYREPVYALGILPAPEEGRLYSYNAARSLSTLVNEADNTFIFDNSAWKNEGESVRSAYERLNDEIVRRFGVLFRAGEVGKTGVGEMVVDSSEVINTLRGGGVTSVGYAISEKVTKSVKQKKGLLGGLSLKKKETSEEVLTGEDKSAKVIGLVRRAMLGRLTLPCDYTTAERALVLIAGPPDEMDRKGVEKSKSWVEENIAGVEVRGGDYPLESSKIAAVVVLATIGDAPRIRELLEIAKETKEDVIKSKERRVTMFDDEEIDPLFE from the coding sequence ATGAGAGTCTTTTTCATTGGATTTGGCCAGGCGGGCGGCAAAATAGTAGATATGTTCATAGAACAGGATAAAAAAGCCCCCGTACGAAGCTTTAGAGGAATTGCAGTCAATACTGCAAGAACCGATTTAATGGGTCTCGATAATATTGATTTAAGAGATCGCATTTTAATCGGCCAGACCGTTGTCAAAGGGCATGGTGTAGGAACCGATAATGTTACCGGCGCAAAAATTACCGCCGATGAGATTGACAGCATTATCAACACTGTCGATACAAGAGGAACACATGATATCGATGCATTTGTTGTAGTTGCAGGTCTCGGAGGAGGTACCGGTTCAGGTGGTTCACCTGTTTTGTGCCGTCATCTAAAACGCATATATCGTGAACCTGTTTATGCCCTGGGAATTTTGCCGGCACCTGAAGAAGGCAGACTTTACTCATATAATGCAGCTAGAAGTCTGTCAACACTTGTAAATGAGGCTGACAACACCTTCATCTTTGATAATAGTGCCTGGAAAAATGAAGGAGAAAGCGTAAGATCAGCATATGAACGACTGAATGATGAAATTGTTCGCAGATTTGGTGTTCTCTTCCGTGCCGGAGAGGTAGGAAAGACCGGTGTTGGAGAGATGGTTGTTGACTCAAGTGAGGTCATCAACACACTCCGTGGCGGTGGTGTCACATCAGTCGGATATGCAATAAGTGAGAAGGTCACAAAGAGCGTTAAGCAGAAAAAGGGACTTTTAGGGGGTCTTTCACTCAAGAAGAAAGAGACTTCCGAAGAAGTGCTGACCGGCGAAGACAAATCCGCAAAGGTAATTGGTCTTGTCAGAAGGGCAATGCTCGGGCGACTCACTCTCCCCTGTGATTATACAACAGCAGAGCGTGCTCTTGTGCTAATAGCAGGTCCTCCTGATGAGATGGATCGTAAAGGTGTTGAAAAATCAAAATCATGGGTTGAGGAAAACATAGCCGGTGTTGAGGTTCGTGGCGGTGATTATCCGCTTGAAAGTTCAAAGATAGCCGCAGTGGTTGTACTTGCGACAATCGGTGATGCACCCCGTATCCGCGAACTCCTGGAAATTGCAAAAGAGACAAAAGAAGATGTAATTAAATCCAAGGAGCGCCGTGTTACAATGTTTGATGATGAAGAAATTGATCCACTGTTTGAGTGA
- a CDS encoding sulfide/dihydroorotate dehydrogenase-like FAD/NAD-binding protein has product MAYKVEKATQIADNIFELWINAPHVAKNAHAGQFLVIRIDDSGERIPLTISAAKEDLVRIVFMTVGKTTTYLSKLKVGDEILDVAGPLGHPSEIKEWGHCVVIGGGVGIACLPILAKALQDAGNRVTGIIGARNEKLLLLADELEENCDELVICTDDGSRGFHGFPADILKQKLEDKNIDAVWIIGPAIMMKITSMATIPYNVKTFVSLNPIMVDGTGMCGSCRVTIDGETKFACVDGPEFDAHLVDWDELMNRQRIYPEQEKQSLELFHEHYCECGGHHHE; this is encoded by the coding sequence TTGGCATATAAAGTCGAAAAAGCAACCCAAATTGCTGATAATATTTTTGAATTATGGATAAATGCGCCCCATGTCGCAAAAAATGCACATGCAGGCCAGTTTTTAGTCATAAGGATTGATGACAGCGGGGAAAGAATACCACTGACAATCTCTGCTGCAAAAGAAGATCTCGTAAGAATCGTCTTTATGACAGTTGGTAAAACCACAACATATCTCTCAAAATTAAAAGTTGGAGATGAAATACTTGATGTTGCAGGCCCTCTCGGACACCCAAGTGAAATAAAAGAATGGGGTCACTGTGTTGTCATCGGAGGCGGCGTCGGTATTGCATGTCTCCCAATTCTGGCAAAGGCATTACAGGATGCAGGAAACAGGGTTACCGGGATAATCGGAGCACGAAATGAAAAACTGCTTCTTTTGGCAGATGAACTTGAAGAAAACTGTGATGAACTCGTAATATGCACAGATGACGGAAGCCGCGGTTTCCACGGTTTTCCGGCAGACATTCTCAAGCAGAAACTTGAAGACAAAAACATTGATGCAGTCTGGATAATCGGCCCTGCAATTATGATGAAGATTACATCAATGGCAACAATACCTTACAATGTAAAGACTTTTGTCAGCCTTAACCCGATTATGGTCGACGGCACGGGGATGTGCGGATCATGCAGGGTAACAATAGACGGCGAAACAAAGTTTGCATGCGTTGACGGTCCGGAGTTTGATGCTCATCTTGTGGACTGGGATGAACTGATGAACAGGCAGAGAATATATCCCGAACAGGAAAAACAGTCACTTGAATTGTTCCATGAACATTACTGTGAGTGCGGAGGCCACCACCATGAGTAA
- a CDS encoding NAD(P)/FAD-dependent oxidoreductase, which yields MDICIIGGGLTGLSAAYHLKEKANINIYEKSGKLGGCLSSSKAGNGFAEDFYHHCFSGDKNLLRLFGKLDLLKDLEWLSGSTGYYADGKIYPLTTPVEILKYPYLSFMDKFRLGMLTIRSKKYDREILDNIPAKDFIEEKCGKKVYESFFEPLLNSKFGDMKGEVSAAWLVSRIAIRSDRTLEGEKLGYLKNGYISLINSLEDELLKSDCSILTGEPARSIIRKDEKWEVNGKLYDIVISTTSPERLKKISTHEISGIEYQGAACMMIGLSKEVTNGIYWLNMKDNAPYGAVIGHTNFVPKERYGEHIVYLASYFKDKPPENLDKKMLDDFCKRFGVCDSDINWHRMKIEKGAGPVYTTGYNKQIPEYETDTKFFVAGMFSRPNYPERSMEGSIIAGKEVAEIIETKYLRQEI from the coding sequence ATGGATATCTGTATAATTGGCGGTGGCTTAACCGGACTTTCAGCCGCCTATCACCTAAAGGAAAAAGCCAATATCAATATTTATGAAAAATCCGGCAAACTGGGAGGTTGTCTTTCATCTTCTAAAGCAGGAAACGGTTTTGCCGAGGATTTTTATCACCACTGTTTTTCAGGAGACAAAAATTTACTCAGGTTATTCGGGAAACTCGATCTTTTAAAAGATCTTGAATGGCTGAGCGGAAGTACCGGCTACTATGCAGACGGCAAAATATATCCCCTGACTACTCCCGTCGAGATCCTAAAATATCCTTACCTGTCATTTATGGACAAATTCAGACTGGGAATGCTCACAATCCGGTCAAAAAAATATGACCGGGAGATTCTTGACAATATACCTGCAAAGGACTTCATTGAAGAAAAATGCGGTAAAAAAGTATATGAATCATTTTTTGAGCCGCTTTTAAACAGCAAATTTGGAGATATGAAAGGAGAAGTATCTGCTGCATGGCTTGTATCAAGAATTGCAATAAGATCGGACAGAACTCTTGAAGGAGAAAAACTCGGATACTTAAAAAACGGATATATTTCACTTATTAACAGCCTTGAAGACGAATTATTAAAATCAGATTGCAGTATACTTACAGGAGAACCTGCCAGATCCATAATCCGTAAAGATGAGAAGTGGGAAGTTAACGGAAAATTATATGATATAGTTATATCCACAACCAGCCCTGAACGCTTAAAAAAGATCAGTACGCACGAAATTTCCGGTATTGAGTATCAGGGGGCCGCATGTATGATGATCGGACTCTCAAAAGAGGTTACAAACGGGATCTACTGGCTGAACATGAAAGACAATGCACCATACGGTGCAGTTATAGGACACACAAATTTTGTGCCAAAGGAAAGATACGGGGAGCACATAGTATATCTTGCATCATACTTCAAAGATAAACCGCCTGAAAATCTGGATAAAAAAATGCTGGATGATTTCTGTAAAAGATTCGGAGTTTGTGATTCTGATATCAACTGGCACAGGATGAAAATAGAAAAAGGGGCAGGCCCGGTGTACACAACAGGTTATAATAAACAGATACCGGAATACGAAACTGACACTAAATTTTTTGTCGCAGGAATGTTTTCAAGGCCAAATTATCCCGAGAGAAGCATGGAAGGATCGATCATTGCGGGAAAAGAAGTTGCAGAAATTATTGAAACAAAATATCTCAGGCAGGAAATCTGA
- the gltA gene encoding NADPH-dependent glutamate synthase — protein sequence MSKRDPKIRIHDFDEVDQGISDQNAVLEASRCMECVRPLCVKGCPVNIDIPGFIAAINERDFRLAANIIKKDNMLPAICGRVCPQENQCEGKCVLGIKEKPVRIGALERFVADWERKNGARPPHIAKHTGKRVAVVGSGPAGLTAAAELARAGHKVTIFESLHAAGGVLTYGIPSFRLPKGIVRAEIDQVLKLGVELKLNHIVGRSIPVEELLSYDAVFLGTGAGLPSFMGIEGENLNGVYSANEFLTRINLMHANRFPEYDTPVINGSRVAVIGGGNVAMDSARVARRMGAKVYLIYRRREEDLPAREEEVKNAIEEGVEFVCCANPTKITGGPSVSGIECVRMEMCDADDSGRPRPVPMEGKDAKFTLNVDVVVEAIGQSPNPLLVSLMDNLERGKKGNVIVDEDGKTSIPHVFAGGDIATGAATVIEAMGNAKKAAAAINKMLE from the coding sequence ATGAGTAAAAGAGATCCAAAAATCAGAATACATGATTTTGATGAGGTCGATCAGGGCATATCCGATCAAAACGCAGTACTGGAAGCTTCAAGATGTATGGAATGTGTAAGACCACTCTGCGTTAAAGGATGCCCCGTAAATATTGATATCCCCGGATTCATAGCCGCAATTAACGAGAGAGATTTCAGACTTGCAGCAAATATAATCAAAAAAGACAATATGCTGCCTGCAATATGCGGACGTGTATGCCCTCAGGAAAACCAGTGTGAAGGAAAATGTGTTCTTGGCATTAAGGAAAAGCCTGTAAGAATCGGTGCTCTTGAAAGATTTGTTGCAGACTGGGAAAGAAAGAACGGAGCAAGGCCCCCACATATTGCAAAACATACGGGAAAAAGAGTGGCAGTTGTAGGATCCGGTCCTGCAGGGTTGACGGCAGCAGCCGAACTTGCACGTGCAGGACACAAGGTTACAATTTTCGAATCACTGCACGCTGCCGGCGGTGTATTAACCTACGGTATTCCTTCATTCAGACTTCCAAAAGGAATCGTCAGAGCCGAAATCGATCAGGTGCTAAAACTTGGCGTTGAGCTCAAACTCAATCATATAGTAGGAAGAAGTATTCCGGTTGAAGAGCTTTTGTCATATGACGCAGTATTCCTGGGCACAGGAGCAGGTCTCCCGTCATTTATGGGTATTGAAGGAGAGAACCTGAACGGAGTCTATTCAGCAAACGAATTTCTGACAAGAATCAACCTTATGCATGCCAACAGATTCCCCGAATATGACACTCCGGTAATTAACGGAAGCAGGGTTGCAGTAATAGGTGGTGGAAATGTTGCGATGGATTCAGCACGTGTTGCAAGAAGAATGGGCGCAAAAGTCTACCTGATATACAGGCGCCGTGAAGAAGACCTCCCTGCAAGGGAAGAGGAAGTCAAAAACGCGATTGAAGAAGGTGTTGAGTTTGTCTGTTGTGCGAACCCGACAAAAATAACCGGCGGCCCCTCTGTTTCCGGAATAGAATGTGTCAGAATGGAAATGTGCGATGCTGACGACAGTGGACGCCCGCGTCCTGTCCCTATGGAAGGAAAAGATGCAAAATTCACACTAAATGTCGATGTTGTTGTTGAAGCAATAGGCCAGAGCCCCAATCCACTGCTTGTATCCCTGATGGATAATCTTGAGCGTGGTAAAAAAGGAAATGTAATTGTTGATGAAGACGGCAAGACCTCAATTCCGCATGTATTTGCCGGAGGAGATATTGCTACAGGTGCTGCAACCGTTATTGAAGCCATGGGCAATGCAAAAAAGGCTGCTGCTGCAATCAACAAAATGCTTGAATAA
- the tgtA gene encoding tRNA guanosine(15) transglycosylase TgtA, whose translation MSISFEVIHKDIMGRTGKLRVGDKTVKTPLLLPVINPHIQLIKPKELEKMGVEALITNAYIFNKSEEFHERAVSEGLHKVLDFNGVIMTDSGAFQHSVYGDIDFSNIDTIKFQRAIGSEIIVPMDIATGPDKTFEEAEEELKITMERITEALSVIDDGHLCAPVQGGIHTELRKRAGSQVKDLGIIFCPIGAVVPLMESYRYKELVQVVMAAKSKLSPSSCIHLFGAGHPSMFALAAAMGCDVFDSAAYALYAREGRYMTPQGSYKLNELNELPCACEVCRTHTAAELKNSPDKERLLALHNMYVTLAEISRIRQSILDGTLWELVDERCRNHPRLLEGYRELLKYTDQLEKSDRITKRRFFYRGSESCQRTEVLRYHEMITRLPAGKNVLISVDRETKGDYDTVFGFKPPFGPYLPELGETYPVGQSEIPEWDFDMVNSGCKGIIKLIESNEESSFYISCSDSWKSVISEALKGIEGRYSYV comes from the coding sequence ATGAGCATTAGTTTTGAAGTTATCCACAAAGATATAATGGGCAGGACAGGAAAGCTGAGAGTCGGCGATAAAACTGTTAAAACACCACTCCTGCTACCGGTAATAAATCCACACATTCAGCTTATAAAGCCAAAAGAACTTGAAAAAATGGGTGTGGAGGCACTGATTACCAATGCGTACATCTTTAATAAAAGTGAGGAGTTTCACGAGAGAGCAGTCAGTGAGGGACTTCACAAGGTTCTTGATTTCAACGGCGTCATAATGACTGATTCCGGAGCTTTCCAACACTCTGTCTATGGGGACATCGACTTCTCAAATATTGACACAATTAAATTTCAGCGTGCCATTGGAAGTGAGATAATTGTCCCGATGGATATTGCAACCGGACCTGACAAAACTTTCGAAGAAGCGGAAGAAGAGCTGAAGATAACAATGGAGCGCATAACAGAGGCTCTTAGCGTTATTGACGACGGTCATCTCTGCGCACCGGTGCAGGGAGGGATTCACACTGAACTTAGGAAACGTGCAGGCAGCCAGGTAAAAGATCTTGGAATCATATTCTGCCCGATAGGTGCTGTTGTTCCGCTGATGGAAAGTTACCGCTACAAGGAACTTGTACAGGTTGTTATGGCCGCAAAATCAAAGCTTTCTCCTTCCTCCTGCATACACCTGTTTGGCGCCGGTCACCCGTCGATGTTTGCCCTTGCAGCTGCAATGGGATGTGACGTGTTTGACTCGGCAGCATACGCCCTTTATGCCCGTGAGGGACGATACATGACACCTCAGGGAAGTTACAAACTGAATGAATTAAATGAACTGCCATGTGCCTGCGAGGTCTGCAGGACACATACAGCAGCCGAGCTCAAGAATTCCCCTGACAAAGAGAGGCTTCTGGCACTTCATAATATGTACGTAACCCTTGCTGAAATCTCCAGAATAAGACAGTCTATTCTGGACGGAACCCTCTGGGAACTTGTAGATGAACGATGCAGAAACCACCCGAGACTCCTTGAAGGTTACAGGGAACTTTTGAAATATACAGATCAGCTGGAAAAGTCTGACAGAATTACAAAAAGACGCTTCTTCTACCGTGGAAGTGAGAGCTGCCAGAGGACTGAAGTCTTAAGATACCATGAGATGATCACAAGACTTCCTGCAGGAAAAAATGTGCTGATCTCAGTTGACAGAGAAACAAAGGGAGATTATGATACTGTGTTCGGATTTAAACCACCGTTTGGCCCTTATCTTCCGGAACTCGGCGAGACCTATCCGGTCGGTCAGAGTGAAATTCCGGAATGGGATTTTGATATGGTAAACTCAGGCTGTAAAGGCATCATAAAGCTCATAGAATCAAATGAAGAATCCTCATTTTATATTTCGTGCAGTGATAGTTGGAAATCCGTAATATCAGAAGCGCTAAAAGGAATAGAAGGCAGGTATTCATATGTTTGA
- the arcS gene encoding archaeosine synthase subunit alpha codes for MFEVLKRDGFSRTGLYKEGEISLNTPLAVDPEEYFPDLDKHPFSNIPVLEGEKFVSAYAPSYQNIHLIHPEIKQEFKSGDVLLAANFHTLLENSRLFVETITGLKSGTPPDTMWYIPGAALPSNVATLISAGFDLFDYRAVDLKSAQGFFCTPDGEFLAADVTGKGLCQCEGCKKGDLRMHNRIALDCEIATVIQFIESGHIREFLERRCRNSASQVAILRLFDESYNTIEKYIPIVRSKRLFANSGESLKRAEVKRFVERVIDRFVPTRTDVAVLIPCSARKPYSNSQSHMKFQSAIQNRAHEIIVTSPLGIVPRELERIYPAGHYDVPVTGYWDGEERAFITDVIARYFEKNRYEKVFVHLDGDSFEIAKEALERTNTEYECTATERLTSSDSLKSLESALRGYPKIKPDLIKGTLSWQFGKDIDTKNLLLKGKFRREKVLFKKKQFFSIDNETGLFRPTLEGWDLISPVYKISIDNFIPKGDVLAPGVIDCDPEIREGDEVLVTGEKAIATGKAVMGADEMLKSSRGVAVRVRKVKKLEE; via the coding sequence ATGTTTGAAGTTTTAAAAAGAGACGGTTTTTCAAGAACAGGACTGTACAAAGAAGGAGAAATCTCCCTTAATACCCCTCTTGCAGTTGATCCTGAAGAATATTTCCCGGATCTTGATAAACACCCTTTTTCAAATATACCTGTGTTGGAGGGTGAAAAATTTGTATCCGCCTATGCACCCTCATATCAGAATATTCATCTGATTCATCCGGAAATCAAACAGGAATTTAAATCAGGCGATGTTCTCCTTGCAGCAAATTTTCATACCCTTCTTGAAAATTCAAGACTCTTCGTTGAGACAATAACCGGACTTAAATCAGGGACTCCGCCCGATACCATGTGGTATATTCCGGGTGCTGCCCTGCCGTCTAATGTTGCAACACTTATTTCGGCAGGATTTGATCTCTTTGACTATCGTGCAGTCGATCTCAAATCGGCACAGGGATTTTTCTGCACCCCTGACGGGGAATTTTTAGCAGCAGATGTTACCGGAAAAGGCCTTTGTCAGTGTGAAGGGTGCAAAAAAGGCGACCTTCGCATGCATAACAGAATTGCCCTCGACTGCGAAATTGCAACTGTAATACAGTTCATTGAATCCGGCCATATAAGGGAATTTTTAGAGAGAAGGTGCAGAAATTCCGCATCACAGGTAGCAATTCTCCGCCTGTTTGACGAATCATACAATACAATTGAGAAATATATCCCAATAGTCAGATCCAAAAGACTTTTTGCAAACTCAGGGGAGTCGCTCAAGAGAGCTGAAGTAAAACGCTTTGTTGAAAGAGTAATTGACCGCTTTGTACCTACAAGAACGGATGTTGCAGTGCTAATACCTTGTTCTGCAAGAAAGCCATACTCCAACTCACAAAGCCACATGAAGTTTCAGTCTGCCATACAAAACAGGGCACATGAAATTATTGTCACATCACCACTCGGCATAGTTCCGCGCGAACTTGAACGAATTTATCCGGCAGGACACTATGATGTACCTGTTACAGGATACTGGGACGGTGAGGAAAGGGCATTCATTACAGATGTGATAGCCAGGTACTTTGAAAAAAACAGGTACGAAAAAGTATTTGTACATCTTGACGGGGACTCGTTTGAGATTGCAAAAGAGGCACTTGAGAGAACAAACACAGAGTATGAATGTACAGCAACTGAAAGACTTACATCATCGGATTCTCTAAAATCCCTTGAAAGTGCACTTAGAGGCTACCCTAAAATAAAGCCTGATTTAATTAAAGGAACACTCTCCTGGCAGTTTGGAAAAGACATCGATACAAAGAATCTTCTTCTTAAAGGCAAATTCAGACGCGAAAAAGTTCTTTTTAAGAAAAAGCAGTTTTTCAGCATTGACAATGAAACAGGTCTTTTCCGTCCTACTCTGGAAGGCTGGGATCTTATCAGTCCGGTATACAAAATATCAATTGACAACTTCATTCCAAAAGGAGATGTTCTTGCGCCCGGAGTCATTGACTGTGATCCTGAAATCAGGGAAGGCGATGAGGTTTTGGTTACCGGAGAAAAAGCCATTGCGACAGGGAAGGCAGTTATGGGCGCTGATGAAATGTTGAAATCATCACGCGGTGTTGCTGTGAGAGTGCGTAAAGTAAAGAAGTTGGAAGAATAA
- a CDS encoding TIGR00296 family protein, with product MMLLDEDEGKTAICIAKKAVFSKVAGINIECPPVTDIFKEKRGVFVTIREYGELRGCIGYPYPVLPLLEAISDAAVSAATKDPRFMAVTSKELEEIEFEVTVLTPPVRLTCPASKRDSHVIIGKHGLIIRGAGTSGLLLPQVATEYVWSPKEFLDYTCIKAGLPKGCWMEEKFEIMTFEGQIFN from the coding sequence ATGATGCTGCTGGATGAAGATGAAGGAAAGACTGCGATATGTATAGCAAAAAAGGCGGTTTTTTCAAAAGTCGCGGGTATAAATATAGAGTGTCCGCCGGTAACTGATATTTTCAAGGAAAAAAGAGGTGTATTTGTAACAATAAGAGAATACGGTGAATTAAGAGGATGTATTGGTTATCCATATCCCGTTCTGCCTCTTTTAGAGGCAATATCAGACGCAGCAGTATCAGCAGCAACAAAAGACCCGCGTTTTATGGCGGTAACATCAAAAGAACTTGAAGAAATAGAATTTGAAGTAACAGTTCTTACTCCTCCAGTCCGGCTTACATGCCCTGCATCAAAAAGAGACAGTCATGTAATTATAGGAAAACACGGCCTGATTATCCGGGGCGCAGGAACAAGCGGACTTTTATTGCCACAGGTGGCAACAGAGTATGTCTGGAGCCCAAAGGAATTTTTAGATTATACATGTATAAAGGCAGGGCTTCCCAAAGGGTGCTGGATGGAAGAAAAATTTGAAATAATGACATTTGAAGGGCAGATATTTAATTAA